A region of Penaeus chinensis breed Huanghai No. 1 chromosome 38, ASM1920278v2, whole genome shotgun sequence DNA encodes the following proteins:
- the LOC125045898 gene encoding hemocyanin subunit-like isoform X3: MKVLVVLAFVAIAAAWPNLGFQADAADVSDAQKQHDVNFLLHKIYGEIRDPNLKGKADSFDPEADLSHYSDNGEAVHKLIRDLKDHRLLEQNHWFSLFNPRQRHEALMLFDVLIHCKDWDTFVSNAAYFRQRMNEGEFVYALYVAVIHSPLAEHVVLPPLYEVTPHLFTNSEVIEAAYRAKQTQTPGKFQSSFTGTKKNPEQRVAYFGEDIGMNTHHVTWHMEFPFWWQDEYSHHLDRKGENFFWVHHQLTVRFDAERLSNYLDPVGELHWGKPIVQGFAPHTTYKYGGQFPSRPDNVDFEDVDGVARIRDLLIVESRIRDAIAHGYIVDKQGNRIDIMNERGIDILGDIIESSMYSPNVQYYGALHNTAHIVLGRQADPHGKYALPPGVLEHFETATRDPSFFRLHKYMDNIFKEHKDSLPPYSKEELTFTGVTVENLSVDGELETFFEDFEYSLINAVDDTEEIADVEISTYVPRLNHKDFAYNIEVTNNNGKEVLTTVRIFAWPHRDNNGIEYTFDEGRWNAIELDKFWVKLSPGSNHIVRKSSESAVTVPDVPSFDTLFKKAEAALGGGDAGLTEFESATGIPNRFLLPKGNEQGLEFDLVVAVTDGEADAAVEGLHDNTDFIHYGSHGKYPDNRPHGYPLDRKVPDDRVFEDLPNFKHIQVKVFNHGEHIHHH; this comes from the exons ATGAAGGTCCTCGTAGTGCTCGCTTTTGTCGCGATTGCGGCTGCCTGGCCGAACCTCGGATTCCAGGCGGACGCTGCAG ATGTGTCAGATGCCCAGAAACAGCATGATGTCAACTTCCTGCTGCACAAGATATACGGCGAAATACGTGATCCCAACCTAAAAGGAAAAGCTGATTCCTTTGACCCGGAGGCTGATTTATCCCATTACAGTGACAATGGTGAGGCGGTACATAAACTCATAAGAGATCTCAAGGATCACAGACTTCTCGAACAGAACCACTGGTTCTCTCTCTTCAACCCAAGACAGCGTCATGAAGCACTTATGCTCTTCGATGTTCTCATTCACTGCAAGGATTGGGATACATTTGTCAGCAATGCAGCCTATTTCCGTCAGCGTATGAACGAGGGAGAGTTTGTCTATGCCTTGTATGTTGCAGTCATCCACTCACCTCTGGCTGAACACGTTGTACTTCCTCCACTCTATGAGGTAACTCCTCATCTCTTCACTAACAGTGAAGTCATTGAAGCAGCTTATCGTGCCAAGCAGACACAGACCCCTGGTAAATTCCAGTCTTCCTTTACTGGAACAAAGAAGAACCCTGAACAAAGAGTAGCCTATTTCGGAGAGGACATTGGAATGAACACTCACCACGTTACATGGCATATGGAATTCCCATTCTGGTGGCAAGATGAATACAGTCATCATCTGGATCGCAAAGGAGAGAATTTCTTCTGGGTTCATCATCAACTAACCGTTCGCTTTGATGCTGAACGTCTTTCCAATTACTTGGATCCCGTCGGCGAACTTCACTGGGGTAAACCCATCGTACAAGGTTTTGCTCCTCACACCACTTACAAGTATGGAGGTCAGTTCCCCTCTCGTCCAGATAATGTTGACTTCGAGGATGTGGACGGTGTTGCCCGAATTCGAGACCTGCTCATTGTTGAGAGCCGAATTCGTGATGCTATTGCCCATGGTTATATTGTTGACAAACAAGGCAATCGCATTGACATCATGAATGAGCGTGGCATTGACATTCTTGGAGACATCATTGAATCCTCAATGTATAGTCCTAATGTCCAGTACTATGGGGCTTTGCATAATACTGCTCATATTGTACTCGGTCGACAGGCCGATCCACATGGAAAATACGCTCTACCACCTGGTGTACTAGAACACTTCGAAACTGCCACACGTGATCCCAGTTTCTTCAGGctacacaaatatatggataatatcTTCAAAGAACATAAGGATTCTCTTCCCCCATACTCAAAGGAAGAATTAACTTTCACAGGTGTTACTGTTGAAAATCTATCCGTTGATGGTGAATTAGAGACCTTCTTTGAGGACTTTGAGTACAGTCTTATTAATGCTGTTGATGACACTGAAGAAATTGCGGATGTAGAAATCTCTACGTACGTTCCTCGTCTCAACCACAAAGATTTCGCATACAACATTGAAGTTACAAACAATAACGGCAAGGAAGTTCTAACAACAGTCCGTATTTTCGCCTGGCCTCACCGTGACAACAATGGTATTGAATACACTTTCGACGAGGGTCGTTGGAATGCTATTGAACTAGACAAGTTTTGGGTTAAAT tGTCTCCCGGCTCAAACCACATTGTCCGTAAGTCATCAGAATCAGCAGTAACTGTTCCTGATGTACCAAGTTTCGATACTCTCTTCAAGAAGGCCGAAGCTGCCTTGGGTGGCGGGGATGCCGGACTTACAGAATTCGAGAGTGCGACTGGCATTCCTAACCGTTTCCTCCTCCCCAAGGGTAACGAACAGGGTCTGGAGTTCGACCTTGTCGTAGCTGTGACGGATGGTGAAGCTGACGCAGCTGTAGAGGGACTACACGATAATACTGACTTCATCCACTACGGTTCCCATGGCAAATACCCTGATAATCGCCCACATGGCTACCCTCTGGATCGTAAAGTTCCAGATGACCGCGTGTTTGAAGACCTTCCCAACTTCAAGCACATTCAAGTAAAGGTCTTCAATCATGGTGAACATATCCATCACCATTAA
- the LOC125046244 gene encoding hemocyanin subunit-like: MKVLVVLAFVAIAAAWPNLGFQADAADVSDAQKQHDVNFLLHKIYGEIRDPNLKGKADSFDPEADLSHYSDNGEAVHKLIRDLKDHRLLEQNHWFSLFNPRQRHEALMLFDVLIRCKDWDTFVSNAAYFRQRMNEGEFVYALYVAVIHSPLAEHVVLPPLYEVTPHLFTNSEVIEAAYRAKQTQTPGKFQSSFTGTKKNPEQRVAYFGEDIGMNTHHVTWHMEFPFWWQDEYSHHLDRKGENFFWVHHQLTVRFDAERLSNYLDPVGELHWGKPIVQGFAPHTTYKYGGQFPSRPDNVDFEDVDGVARIRDLLIVESRIRDAIAHGYIVDKQGNRIDIMNERGIDILGDIIESSMYSPNVQYYGALHNTAHIVLGRQADPHGKYALPPGVLEHFETATRDPSFFRLHKYMDNIFKEHKDSLPPYSKEELTFTGVNIENLSVDGELETFFEDYEYSLINAVDDTEEIADVEISTYVPRLNHKDFAYNIEVTNNNGKEVLTTVRIFAWPHRDNNGIEYTFDEGRWNAIELDKFWVKLSPGSNHIVRKSSESAVTVPDVPSFDTLFKKAEAALGGGDAGLTEFESATGIPNRFLLPKGNEQGLEFDLVVAVTDGEADAAVEGLHDNTDFIHYGSHGKYPDNRPHGYPLDRKVPDDRVFEDLPNFKHIQVKVFNHGEHIHHH, from the exons ATGAAGGTCCTCGTAGTGCTCGCTTTTGTCGCGATTGCGGCTGCCTGGCCGAACCTCGGATTCCAGGCGGACGCTGCAG ATGTGTCAGATGCCCAGAAACAGCATGATGTCAACTTCCTGCTGCACAAGATATACGGGGAAATCCGTGATCCCAACCTAAAAGGAAAAGCTGATTCCTTTGACCCGGAGGCTGATTTATCCCATTACAGTGACAATGGTGAGGCGGTACATAAACTCATAAGAGATCTCAAGGATCACAGACTTCTCGAACAAAACCATTGGTTCTCTCTCTTCAACCCAAGACAGCGTCATGAAGCACTTATGCTCTTCGATGTTCTCATTCGCTGCAAGGACTGGGATACATTTGTCAGCAATGCCGCCTATTTCCGTCAGCGTATGAACGAAGGAGAGTTTGTCTACGCCTTGTATGTTGCAGTCATCCACTCACCTCTGGCTGAACACGTTGTACTTCCTCCACTCTATGAGGTAACTCCTCATCTCTTCACTAACAGTGAAGTCATTGAAGCAGCTTATCGTGCCAAGCAGACACAGACCCCTGGTAAATTCCAGTCTTCCTTTACTGGAACAAAGAAGAACCCTGAACAAAGAGTAGCCTATTTCGGAGAGGACATTGGAATGAACACTCACCACGTTACATGGCATATGGAATTCCCATTCTGGTGGCAAGATGAATACAGTCATCATCTGGATCGCAAAGGAGAAAACTTCTTCTGGGTACATCATCAACTAACCGTTCGCTTTGATGCTGAACGTCTTTCCAATTACTTGGATCCCGTCGGCGAACTTCACTGGGGTAAACCCATCGTACAAGGTTTTGCTCCTCACACCACTTACAAGTATGGAGGTCAGTTCCCCTCTCGTCCAGATAATGTAGACTTCGAGGATGTGGACGGTGTTGCCCGAATTCGAGACCTGCTCATTGTTGAGAGCCGAATTCGTGATGCTATTGCCCATGGTTATATTGTTGACAAGCAAGGCAATCGCATTGACATCATGAATGAGCGTGGCATTGACATTCTTGGAGACATCATTGAATCCTCAATGTATAGTCCTAATGTCCAGTACTATGGGGCTTTGCATAATACTGCTCATATTGTACTCGGTCGACAGGCCGATCCACATGGAAAATACGCTCTACCACCTGGTGTACTAGAACACTTCGAAACTGCCACACGTGATCCCAGTTTCTTCAGGctacacaaatatatggataatatcTTCAAAGAACATAAGGATTCTCTTCCCCCATACTCAAAGGAAGAATTAACTTTCACAGGTGTTAATATTGAAAATCTATCCGTTGATGGTGAATTAGAGACCTTCTTTGAGGACTATGAGTACAGTCTTATTAATGCTGTTGATGACACTGAAGAAATTGCGGATGTAGAAATCTCTACGTACGTTCCTCGTCTCAACCATAAAGATTTCGCATACAACATTGAAGTTACAAACAATAACGGCAAGGAAGTTCTAACAACAGTCCGCATTTTCGCCTGGCCTCACCGTGACAACAATGGTATCGAATACACCTTCGACGAGGGTCGTTGGAATGCTATTGAACTAGACAAGTTTTGGGTTAAAT tGTCTCCCGGCTCAAACCACATTGTCCGTAAGTCATCAGAATCAGCAGTAACTGTTCCTGATGTACCAAGTTTCGATACTCTCTTCAAGAAGGCCGAAGCTGCCTTGGGTGGCGGGGATGCCGGACTTACAGAATTCGAGAGTGCGACTGGCATTCCTAACCGTTTCCTCCTCCCCAAGGGTAACGAACAGGGTCTTGAATTCGACCTTGTCGTAGCTGTGACGGATGGTGAAGCTGACGCAGCTGTAGAGGGACTACACGATAATACTGACTTCATCCACTACGGTTCCCATGGCAAATACCCTGATAATCGCCCACATGGCTACCCTCTGGATCGTAAAGTTCCAGATGACCGCGTGTTTGAAGACCTTCCCAACTTCAAGCACATTCAAGTAAAGGTCTTCAATCATGGTGAACATATCCATCACCATTAA